A region from the Nitrospirota bacterium genome encodes:
- a CDS encoding DUF2238 domain-containing protein has protein sequence MLSRDKLLLIGLVLWYVALSIWTAQSPTDPQFWLISSLLPAAFVVALIATHRVFPLSHTSYALITLFLTLHAIGAHYTYAQVPVGLWMEQVFHLGRNHFDRIVHFSFGFLLAYPMPRKT, from the coding sequence ATGCTGTCTCGTGACAAGTTGCTGTTGATTGGATTGGTGCTCTGGTACGTGGCCCTCTCGATTTGGACGGCGCAGTCGCCGACCGATCCCCAATTCTGGCTGATCTCGAGTCTTCTGCCGGCCGCTTTCGTTGTGGCGTTGATCGCGACCCATCGTGTTTTTCCGCTGTCCCATACCTCCTATGCACTCATCACGCTTTTCCTCACCCTGCATGCCATCGGCGCGCATTACACGTATGCTCAAGTGCCGGTCGGGCTGTGGATGGAACAGGTGTTCCATCTCGGACGGAACCATTTCGACCGGATCGTCCACTTCAGCTTCGGCTTCCTGCTGGCCTATCCGATGCCCAGAAAGACATAG
- a CDS encoding DUF2238 domain-containing protein: MKVGRSDLSRAESRSTHLTSTLLFCYGLFWTWLAIAPVDRRDWLLENLLALALVVLLVLTYRRFQFSDVSYGLIVFFMALHAVGAHYTYAEVPFGFWLKDLFSLSRNPFDRIVHFAYGALLAYPLREALIRLAGVRGLWSYYLPASLILAQSGLFEIIESVVAAFVSPELGSAYLGTQGDEWDAQ, encoded by the coding sequence ATGAAGGTCGGACGATCAGACCTGAGCCGGGCAGAGTCGAGAAGCACTCATCTGACCTCCACACTGCTCTTCTGTTATGGGCTGTTCTGGACCTGGCTGGCCATCGCGCCGGTCGATCGAAGGGATTGGCTCCTTGAGAATCTACTGGCTCTCGCCTTGGTGGTTCTGCTGGTTCTGACCTACCGGCGGTTTCAGTTTTCAGATGTATCCTACGGCCTTATTGTATTCTTCATGGCGCTCCACGCCGTGGGCGCGCACTATACCTATGCCGAGGTACCCTTCGGCTTTTGGCTCAAAGACTTGTTTTCGTTGAGCCGCAATCCCTTTGATCGCATCGTCCACTTCGCCTACGGCGCGTTATTGGCCTATCCGCTGCGAGAGGCGCTCATACGCCTGGCCGGCGTGCGGGGCCTCTGGTCTTATTATCTTCCGGCCAGCTTGATACTCGCTCAAAGCGGCCTGTTCGAAATCATCGAATCCGTCGTGGCGGCTTTCGTGAGCCCAGAACTCGGCAGCGCGTATCTCGGCACGCAGGGCGACGAGTGGGATGCGCAGAA